DNA from Maribacter aquivivus:
TAGCTCCAATTACGGCTACTTTTTGACCTGAATAATAATGTGGGTTGTCATAATAGTGTACTACTTTTTCTAAATTTTCTCCGGGTACATTCAATAAATTAGGTAGGTCATAGAAACCAGTAGCCACAACAACTCGTTTAGAAGTATAAGTGGCTTTATCTGAAACTATTGTAAATACATTTTCATTTTTTTGAACATTTTCTACTTTTTCAAATAGATTTATATTCAATTTATTAGAGGTTACAATACGTCTATAGTATTCTAATGCTTCATCTCGTTTAGGTTTAGCTTCATTGCTAATAAAAGGAATTTCGTCTATTTCTAATTTTTCAGATGAAGAGAAAAACTGCATGTTACTAGGGTAGTGAAAAAGTGAATTCACAATAGGACCTTTTTCTAAAATAAGGTAATTGAGTCCGTTTTTCTTTGCTTCTAGGCCACATGCAATTCCTATTGGTCCACCACCAACGATGACCATATCATATTCAGTTTTCATCCTTTTAATTCTTTTATAGTTTTAATTGGATCGGCACTTTTAAATACAAAACTTCCGGCAACTAAAATATCTGCACCTGCTTCAACTAATTTTTTTGAATTGGCAGTTGTAACTCCACCATCGACTTCAATTAAGGCAGCAGATTTTTTTCTGTTGATTAAAGCTTTAGTAGCTCTTATTTTATCATAGGTATTTTCTATAAATGACTGTCCGCCAAAGCCAGGATTTACACTCATAATCAATACAACGTCTATATCTTGAATGATATCTTCCAAAAGCATAACATTTGTATGCGGATTC
Protein-coding regions in this window:
- a CDS encoding YpdA family putative bacillithiol disulfide reductase; the encoded protein is MKTEYDMVIVGGGPIGIACGLEAKKNGLNYLILEKGPIVNSLFHYPSNMQFFSSSEKLEIDEIPFISNEAKPKRDEALEYYRRIVTSNKLNINLFEKVENVQKNENVFTIVSDKATYTSKRVVVATGFYDLPNLLNVPGENLEKVVHYYDNPHYYSGQKVAVIGASNSAIDAALECWRKGAEVSLIIRGSEVGQRVKYWVRPDIINRIEEGSIKAYYNTTLKSISKDKINLTTTDGDEAIENDFVLALTGYKPNFNFLEKLGVNISNDAKKLPEYNPDTMETNVAGLYLAGVICGGMETHKWFIENSRIHAKMIVKSIISNAITTS